The DNA window aatagatatagatatagatattttgggacggagggagtacatttagGAAATTGGGAGGCGTGGCCGGCTATTTGTGTGCTGTTTTAACTGGGCAACATGGGCCTCATGCAGTCGAGCATTGTGAGGTTTTGGACTGTGGGCTTCGTCAAATAAAAATTCAGGAAGTTAGGCCTAAAGCCTGCCCTGCCATGGGGCTGTCATcgaaatggaataagttcacttaggcCCTTTTTGTTTAGACTTATAAGcgaacttataagtcgaaaagtctaaacctaaacaaacaagcaacttttccgtttggcttttttaaagccataagccactctaacactattaagccaaaagctaggttggagaagcttttttggcttatgtgaggtagatgtatgactcaaccactaaacttaggacattaaatccaccggcttataaatcatataagccaataagctaacttaaaagtctagaccaataagcctaagcctaaataaAGAGGGCCTTACTATCTCTTATCTTTACGTCGAGTTTAATTAGCACCCCTAAACCATAATGGTGGAAATCTTTAACCCTCAATTTACAAAACTGGATTAAATTAGGTCATTTGGCAGTATATATGGCTAGTTTTGATGACTTGGCAAGTTAACCCAGTCCACCAGTCctaacttaggctgtgttcttttctcctctttcccaactcacttccCTCGTTTGTCgcacgcatgcttttcaaattgctaaacggtgtgctTTTTcctaaacttttctatataaaagtttctttaaaaaacatattaatcattttcaagttttttagttaatatttaattaatctcactataaTCGTGTGCTTTGTTTTCCATGCCGGAtcccgaacgcagcctaagcgtctatgtggcaaaaaaaaagaaagtgggtcccacatgtcatcctcgtTCCCTTCCCCTTTCtttctccctctttcccctcttttctctcCATCTCTCAAGAGTAGGCGGTGTGCAGTTGCGGATTGGAGAGCCGGCGGATCACGCGGTTAAGGAAAGACCGGCCTCGACGCGTTGCTGCACGGTGCTTTAGCGTGAGTTGGTGCGTGAGCTGCTCATCGGAGGGGCACTCGGTGCCAGGAGTGTACCTAGCGAGCTGGGCGTGGCTGGTGGAAGGTCGGAGGAGACAAGGGGAAGTAAAGGAAGAAGTGTGATGGCCACTTACATATGGGCCCCAcgtatttcaattttttaattttgctgACAAGTATGCCACGTGAGCAAAACCAGTCCTTCATACTGCTATGGGACTTAATTTGTACGGTTTTATCAAGACAAGGGGTGAACATTTATGGTATTATGGCTTAGGGATGTATATTAAACTGGACGGAATGATAAGGGACTGAAAGTGCACTTATTTCCGGAAAGGCTAGTTAGCGCACGCGCGCTGCCGGCGCGCATTTTAGGCCTAGAAGGCCCAGCGCCGGCGCGCGCCCCCTTCTGTACACTCttttctttcgttttttttcctcactttttttctgatttttttatcttttagcaagttttgagtttgaaagtttttaaattttgagttgaaaattttcaaatctggatttaaaagttttcgaatctcgatttgaaaattttcaaaattttcaaatctggatttgaaagttttcgaatctcgatttgaaagttttcaaatctcaaattgaaagttttcaatttttttcaaatctggacttgaaagtttttgaatctcgattctcgagttgaaagttttcaaatctgagttgaaagttttcgaatctcgagttgaaagttttcaaatctcaaattaaaagttttcaaattttttcaaatctagacttgaaagtttttgattcttgattctcgagttaaaagttttcaaatctgactttaaagttttcaaatctcaagttgaaagttttcaaatctgagttgaaagttttcaaatcttagttgaaagtttttaaaatttgactttaaaatttaaaatttaaatcgaaagttttcaaatctaacttcaaaaattttcaatctgttagtaaaaagatctcccaaaaaaatttccagaatattttcttaattactatcattagtgttaagtatattaactaatatatgTAATTAAGACTAAAGGGGAGGAAGTGCTCGCCAGGTCCTTTTCCCGGGGCGCGCTAGCAATCCCCACTTATTTCTCATCGAAATACTTGTAACAGCATTGCAGGAGAAGTGAAAACGGATGCTGGCCTATACGTTTATGGTAAGTCTTGGGCCATGCAGAGGAACCGAAGATTGCGAGTAGTGATAGCGGATAGAGTACCTCCTGAAGTCAAACCATAAGATTTGCTCAATTTTTTAGAAACTTTCGATCATCAATAATTTCTCAAGTATTTATTACAAGAATAAATAATGTTCTTAAATTCATGTACTCATAAGCCTTGCACctaaacaaaataataaaaatttagcaCACATAAGCCTTGTACctaaacaaaataataaaaatttagcacacatcatttttaatataataGAAGTTATTCCTTCTTTGTTTCAAATAAGCTACAACCACCTATAGATGTTGCAAATTATAGAACCACAGATTAATCAACCAAATTTTCATTATGGTTGGTGCGAATATATCTGTTGGGCTGTGTAACCATTTTTCTCAGTGGTCTGCAACTGCAAGGGTATGCAGTTCATTGTCTTTCTTAAACTATAAAACAAACCTCCAAAATTAGTGGCCGATCAATTAAATTTCACTCATATTACCACTAGCAACTGATGTTAAACTGAAGTGGAAGATACTACAAGAGAGTAACTAAGCTGCAAATAAATCGTTTGTCAGATCTTATACCATTACTGCTACCATCACAGCCGATCCGACCGATGAGAACACATACATCGTATTTTTTCGTAGTAGATCGGAGAGGgtattatttattaatttatattcaATATAATTCAATGGACTGATCACTGATGATACTacatctgttttttaatagataatgcTATTGATTTTTGTCACATATTTGacctattgaaaaaaaattgcgtaattataatttattatgttgtgagttgtttaatcgctcaaagtattttaagcatgatttatatcgtatacatttacataaactttttaaataaaatgaacgatcaaacatgtgttaaaaattaacggtgtcatctatttaaaaaatggatagAGTATTAATTATTGCCTCCGATAATAACATGCATGATTGGCCTCATCTTCTGCCACCGTCGGTCGACCCCGTTTGTATAGATGGCCATCTGGGCCgcctggcacggcacggcccaagcccggccgtgcctgggccgaggcttgtcgggccggcacggctcGATCGACgcaccgggccgtgccgtgctagCCCACGGGCGGCATacacggcccaggcacggcccaatacTACTCGGGctgtgccgggccggcccgaaggcatgATGGGCTATTGTGCTGCCTCATAGAAAAAGTCTATATTTGGTCCCTCAATTCTGTGGCTGTGTTTAAATGGctggaaataagtctatttttggtCCCTCAACTCTGTGGCTGTGTTTAAATGGCTGgataataagtctattttgtataccTATTGTCTTGGGCCATGCCTTATACGATtatataagtctattttttgtccctgtatttttttatttgatcggGCCGTGTCGGGCCGGCCTACCGTGCCGAGGGTGCAGCCCAGGCACGGCTCGGctgtcgggccgggccggcacgggcacAACCCTAGTCGGGCCGGgctgtgcttgggccgggccaaaattgCGGGCTTCGTGCCGGGCCGTGGgcctcgggccatatggccatctatacccgTTTGGCCTTTCCCAAAAGATGCCGCTATTGTCAACCACGTTCTTGAATTCTCGATCTATAGTTTCCCAAAAGATGTCAGTGTCAACTCAGTTGAGCCGTGAGACTGGATGGTGGCCTTTTTGGTGCAGATAGGATTGCAGATAACTTGATCATTATCCTACCCAGGATGATCTCTTACtagtaaagaaaataaataaatataaatataattttacgGTTTTTAAGAAGAAGCTATAGCGCACTTCTCTAAAACTAAAACACAGAAATTGATAGTCCAGCAAAACTAGCCCAAACTATCCTTCAACCCGTGcagtccatatttttttttctgcttttcCTAAATCAAGAATGTATCCAAATTATATTCTTGTCAATTTAACTGAAATTTATCGAGAACAAACAAAAATGGGTCTTCAAAATTCAAGGTCACATCAAATCATGGCCACATCTTAGGAGCTGAAAATTGGTTTTGTTAAAAATATGATGTTACATTTTTAACTCTTTTCATACATAAGTGCTACACATCCCCAATATCTAAAGtatcttttatttattaatacTATCTCTTTGACTTTTTGGGTGCATAATATAGCGCCATAAATATTATGGCGCTGAAAATCTCTCATAATTTAATATCACAGCCACCTCCGATAACTTCAGTGTTCAGATTTGAGAAACTCTGTAGCCATACTGACCAGAGAAGCTCACATGGATCCGTACACTAGCAGGGCTCCGGCGAGTGGTGgtttcgccgccggcgacgacgacgaggaggcggcgtgcCTGCAGGCGTTTGAGCTAATGTGCATCTTCACCGTCCCCATGACACTGAAGGCGGCGATCGAGCTCGGCCTCCTCGACGCactagccgccgccggcgacggccgcgcaCTGACCGCGGACGAGCTGGCCGCCGCGCGGCTCCCGGACGCGGCGCCGGACAAGGCCGAGGCGGCGTCCTCGGTGGACCGGATGCTGCGGCTCCTCGCGTCGTTCGACGTCGTCAAGTGCTCGACGGAGGCCGGGCCCGGCGGCGAACCTCCCCGGAGACGATACTCGCCGGCGCCCGTCTGCAGGTTGTTCACCGCCGGCGGCAACAGCCACCGTGGATCTCTGGCCCCCTCGGTCTTGTTCGGCGTCGACGAGGACTACCTGTGCACCTGGTAAGATCGACCTCAAAAGTTCCATCGCCAACTACCAGTTTCAAATTCAAGCTAAGtccagggtttgaaatttcgtcCCCCACCGGAGATTTTCGCCCGAGATTttcgtttttttaatttttttgtgaatttggtcaaattgtattcaaattcattgacaatcagtcaaaatttcaaataatttcggcaaaaaaatttcgaaatttctgaaattcgGTCCCCCGGCAAAAAAACCAATTTCAAAATTGAAAGCCTTGGCTAAGTCAAGCCGTTTCCTGTGAAGGCGtcagttggcggcggcggtgggcggcggcgggccgtcGGCGTTCGAGAGGGCGCACGGGATGCGGATGTTCGAGTACATGGGGACGAACCGCCGGCTGAACACGCTGTTCAACCAGGCCATGGCGCAGCAGTCCATGATTGTGATTGACAAGCTGCTCGACCGCTTCCATGGgttcgacggcgtcggcgtcctcgtcgacgtcggcggggGCACCGGCGCCACCCTGGAGATGATCACCTCCCGTTACAAGCATATCACCGGCGTTAACTTCGACCTACCCCATGTCATCTCTCAGGCTCCATCTATTCCGGGTAACTAAATATACTTCTtccgtataatattataagttgttttaatcttttttataaccaaatttattaaaaaaaattagcaatat is part of the Oryza glaberrima chromosome 4, OglaRS2, whole genome shotgun sequence genome and encodes:
- the LOC127769761 gene encoding probable inactive methyltransferase Os04g0175900 translates to MDPYTSRAPASGGFAAGDDDEEAACLQAFELMCIFTVPMTLKAAIELGLLDALAAAGDGRALTADELAAARLPDAAPDKAEAASSVDRMLRLLASFDVVKCSTEAGPGGEPPRRRYSPAPVCRLFTAGGNSHRGSLAPSVLFGVDEDYLCTWRQLAAAVGGGGPSAFERAHGMRMFEYMGTNRRLNTLFNQAMAQQSMIVIDKLLDRFHGFDGVGVLVDVGGGTGATLEMITSRYKHITGVNFDLPHVISQAPSIPGVKHIAGNMFESISNIGDAIFLKMILHMQNDEDCIKILKNCHQALPDNGKVIAVEIVLPTIPELAQTARYPFQMDMIMLSNSRGGKERTELEFAKLATDSGFSGALRTTYILANYWVLEFSK